Proteins co-encoded in one Theileria equi strain WA chromosome 3, complete sequence genomic window:
- a CDS encoding 2-oxoglutarate dehydrogenase complex protein, putative (encoded by transcript BEWA_008540A), translating to MAFTNLYRLVRPTFRHAWLARSFHISTRRNALTTFNLSDIGEGISEVELIKWEKKVGDEVEEMEAVCTVQSDKAAVEITSRYTGIVKHLYVAEGDIIKIGKPLMDIETEDQVQLEVKEEPVKNKFEPNTPKVEEKSFHKPQATGVVAPPAVKKRAKELGVDLALVTPTGSQGQVTMKDLEDFASQDASATKVKLDGIGSAMVKSMVASLEVPHVTVGDDLDMTNLLDVYRKRRASDQTVRITATPYLIKAVSLALSKVPIMNTKFSGDGYLQFKEHNISVAIASPHGLLVPNVKNVQDLSIRDIQKELTRLQAAANEKKLTGDDIKGGTCTLSNLGAIGGTFVAARLFDGQACIIALGASKLRPEYVKDGSDLKIEPRSIAPVGITADHRHIDGATIAKFAAELKSIIANAHELDKHF from the exons ATGGCATTCACAAACCTCTATCGTCTGGTGAGACCAACCTTTCGTCACGCTTGGCTCGCGAGGTCGTTCCATATATCCACAAGGAGGAATGCGCTAACCACATTTAACCTATCTGATATTGGAGAAG GTATCTCTGAGGTCGAACTTATCAAATGGGAGAAAAAAGTTGGCGATGAAGTTGAGGAAATGGAAGCTGTGTGCACTGTACAGAGTGACAAAGCTGCCGTTGAGATTACAAGTAGATATACCGGGATAGTAAAACACCTCTATGTCGCCGAAGGAGACATCATCAAAATTGGCAAACCATTGATGGACATTGAAACCGAGGACCAGGTACAACTAGAAGTCAAGGAGGAGCCAGTTAAGAACAAGTTTGAACCAAACACTCCAAAGGTTGAGGAAAAGTCATTCCACAAGCCACAGGCCACTGGTGTTGTCGCACCACCAGCTGTAAAGAAACGCGCAAAGGAACTCGGTGTCGACTTGGCCTTGGTCACTCCAACCGGTTCTCAAGGACAAGTCACAATGAAGGACTTGGAAGACTTTGCATCACAGGACGCATCTGCCACAAAGGTAAAACTTGATGGTATTGGTTCCGCTATGGTGAAGTCTATGGTAGCTTCATTGGAGGTTCCACATGTTACTGTTGGTGATGATTTGGATATGACAAACTTGTTGGATGTATATCGTAAGAGGAGGGCTTCAGATCAGACCGTTCGTATAACCGCGACCCCGTATCTGATTAAGGCAGTATCTCTAGCACTCTCCAAGGTTCCCATAATGAATACCAAGTTTAGTGGGGATGGATACTTGCAATTTAAGGAACATAACATCTCTGTAGCCATTGCGAGTCCACACGGCCTATTGGTTCCTaatgtaaagaatgtacAAGATTTGTCCATCAGAGATATCCAGAAGGAACTTACAAGACTTCAGGCTGCTGCaaatgaaaagaaactCACCGGTGATGATATTAAGGGAGGAACATGTACATTGAGTAATCTAGGTGCTATTGGCGGCACCTTCGTAGCCGCAAGGCTCTTTGATGGGCAGGCATGCATCATTGCACTTGGAGCTTCAAAACTAAGACCAGAGTATGTTAAGGACGGATCTGACTTGAAGATTGAACCAAGGTCTATAGCACCTGTGGGTATTACAGCTGACCATAGACACATTGATGGAGCTACAATTGCAAAATTCGCAGCAGAACTCAAGTCTATCATAGCAAATGCTCACGAACTCGATAAACATTTCTAG
- a CDS encoding hypothetical protein (encoded by transcript BEWA_008550A) translates to MEFSPLSGIKTPPSDAIILDPVVRENIVEVARPEIKERIVEIPEIEYVEKIVEVPEPVVQENIIHIAKPILCERIKKLAKPIVQEKIVEVPVVQVVDKVVEVPQYVYQEKVIEVPKVMIQERIVTIPRKVVKEKIVEVPKIEYKEVITERIIEVEEEVPEIVMKDVHVKHYIDRPYEVEKIVEVPQIQHVYKDVITPQYRNVPKPVEVPVTQYRRIPVEKVIDRNVPVPVELEVVQEITCPKIEARYREIPVPVHVQRIIDHPIPHDILKNSDTTGNYCKDIQQNLQRMQQTGAKLTSNVYTHSRFQKL, encoded by the exons ATGGAGTTCTCTCCGCTTTCGGGAATAAAAACTCCGCCATCCGATGCGATAATATTGGATCCTGTAGTCCGGGAGAACATTGTAGAAGTAGCCAGGCCTGAGATTAAGGAGAGAATCGTCGAGATTCCAGAGATCGAGTATGTAGAAAAAATTGTGGAAGTGCCCGAGCCCGTTGTACAGGAGAATATAATTCACATCGCTAAGCCAATTCTGTGCGAAAGAATCAAGAAGTTAGCTAAACCAATTGTACAGGAAAAGATTGTAGAAGTGCCTGTGGTTCAAGTGGTAGACAAAGTTGTGGAAGTTCCACAGTATGTGTACCAAGAAAAAGTCATTGAAGTACCAAAAGTAATGATCCAAGAGAGAATCGTTACAATTCCCAGGAAAGTAGTCAAGGAAAAGATTGTAGAAGTTCCAAAAATCGAATACAAGGAG GTGATTACGGAGAGGATTATAGAAGTAGAAGAGGAAGTTCCGGAAATCGTCATGAAGGATGTACATGTAAAGCATTACATAGACAGACCATACGAAGTAGAGAAGATAGTGGAGGTTCCACAGATTCAG CATGTTTACAAGGATGTAATTACTCCACAATATCGCAACGTACCAAAACCTGTAGAAGTTCCTGTAACTCAATACAGAAGGATACCTGTAGAAAAAGTTATCGATAGGAACGTACCGGTACCCGTTGAATTGGAAGTTGTACAAGAAATTACATGTCCCAAAATTGAAGCGAG ATACAGGGAAATACCTGTACCAGTTCATGTTCAAAGAATTATTGATCATCCTATACCACATGatatattaaaaaattCGGATACAACTGGAAATTACTGCAAGGATATACAGCAAAATTTACAAAGAATGCAACAAACAGGCGCAAAACTCACAAGCAATGTATACACCCACTCCCGGTTTCAAAAACTATGA